From Micromonospora rifamycinica, a single genomic window includes:
- a CDS encoding S8 family serine peptidase, with the protein MTPAVATGVPTPPTVAPAAAPGAGGTPTGFVKYVVVGAEQGRVEHLWEIALRVLGDAQRYLEIFTLNKGRVQPDGVPVTDPAVLRRGWLLVLPWDAVGAEVSYGPLPVFTPARPRASSSPRPTGPPASAVVCTVAPKRRIGGVPWAQLRLTPEVAWTRGRGAGVAVAVIDSGVDGTPPALDGRVRPGADASADAGGGSRGDRDCTGHGTAMAGIVAATAQRGTDFVGLAPEATIVPVRIGTSAGVADSTDLVTALRAATAARAGVALIGAAVDTTDSRVVTALRTAVAGGTTVVVAARAATAAKGADLPAGVLRVGAVGPDDRLAEVHRPGEVDVVAPGVDVVSVGIGSGEVQGTGADYAAAFVAGLVALVRSSEPRLDAVEAAARVRATADGAAAVSPGRPDPWYGWGMINPAAAVNARSAGVASTVQRRSPAGAVAALAAILALAALTVGLRRRRRN; encoded by the coding sequence GTGACCCCGGCGGTGGCCACCGGCGTGCCCACGCCCCCCACCGTCGCCCCGGCGGCTGCGCCCGGTGCGGGCGGCACACCGACCGGGTTCGTGAAGTACGTGGTGGTCGGCGCGGAGCAGGGCCGGGTCGAGCACCTCTGGGAGATCGCCCTGCGGGTGCTCGGTGACGCGCAGCGGTACCTGGAGATCTTCACCCTCAACAAGGGACGGGTCCAGCCGGACGGCGTCCCGGTCACCGATCCGGCCGTGCTGCGGCGGGGATGGCTCCTGGTGCTGCCGTGGGACGCCGTCGGCGCCGAGGTCAGCTACGGGCCGCTGCCGGTGTTCACCCCGGCGCGGCCGAGGGCGTCGAGCAGTCCCCGGCCGACCGGCCCGCCGGCCAGCGCCGTGGTCTGCACGGTCGCCCCGAAGCGGCGGATCGGCGGGGTGCCCTGGGCGCAACTGCGGTTGACCCCGGAGGTGGCCTGGACCCGTGGCCGGGGTGCGGGGGTCGCGGTCGCCGTCATCGACTCCGGGGTGGACGGCACACCGCCGGCCCTCGACGGCCGGGTACGGCCCGGAGCGGACGCCTCGGCCGATGCCGGCGGCGGCTCCCGGGGGGACCGGGACTGCACCGGACACGGCACGGCGATGGCCGGCATCGTCGCCGCCACCGCGCAGCGGGGCACCGACTTCGTCGGCCTCGCCCCCGAGGCGACCATCGTGCCGGTGCGGATCGGGACGTCCGCCGGGGTGGCGGACTCGACCGACCTGGTGACCGCGCTGCGGGCGGCGACGGCGGCGCGGGCCGGGGTCGCGCTGATCGGCGCTGCGGTGGACACCACCGACAGCCGGGTGGTGACGGCGCTGCGTACGGCGGTCGCCGGGGGCACCACCGTGGTGGTGGCGGCGCGGGCGGCGACCGCGGCGAAGGGTGCCGACCTGCCGGCGGGGGTGCTGCGGGTCGGCGCCGTCGGGCCGGACGACCGGCTGGCCGAGGTGCACCGCCCGGGAGAGGTCGACGTGGTGGCCCCGGGCGTGGACGTGGTGAGCGTCGGGATCGGGTCGGGGGAGGTGCAGGGCACGGGCGCGGACTACGCCGCGGCGTTCGTCGCCGGGCTGGTCGCCCTGGTCCGGTCCAGCGAGCCCCGGTTGGACGCCGTCGAGGCGGCGGCCCGGGTCAGGGCCACGGCGGACGGGGCCGCGGCGGTCTCCCCGGGTCGCCCCGACCCGTGGTACGGCTGGGGCATGATCAATCCGGCGGCGGCGGTGAACGCCCGGTCGGCCGGTGTCGCCAGCACCGTGCAGCGGCGGAGCCCGGCCGGCGCGGTCGCCGCGTTGGCGGCGATCCTCGCGCTCGCCGCCCTCACCGTCGGCCTGCGTCGCCGTCGACGGAACTGA
- a CDS encoding S8 family serine peptidase: MTRLLVSWTRSLWCLVATGALALAPLTPVRAAPPPPPAYVKYYPVAAASEGSVTDLSGVAARFLADPGRADEIYRLNEGRRQPDGGALTAVGQRLVPGWLLVLPWDAFGEEVRYGLLPVDPPKSPPARPGPRGGGAACVAASSGDGNPNWADALLSPARAWPHSTGAGTLVAVLDSGVDGDLPALAGRISHGSDILTGKARADTDCLGTGTAMASVIAADPGDDPATAGVVGVAPEAAILPVRIVSGATDAEPARVALGIEVAVSAGATVIALGGYAKLTDPAVTEAVRSAVAHDVVVVAPATTADGSAAPAQEGLLRVAGVGPDLRPVLAYPAGGVDVVAPGLDVATLGVGGTGPHVRSGTEYAVAYVAGTAALVRAALPGTHAIQVARRITATADPGTRSSPGPENGWGMIDPLAAVSPAPAAAANPAGGRPSTALALVAAGLGLLLLTVVGVFARRSRRLTARHPADAVPAGLPPDAPPAGLPHGAAPHRSTIRQQPPAPREPGSLP, from the coding sequence ATGACCCGGTTGCTGGTTTCGTGGACGCGGTCGCTGTGGTGCCTGGTGGCGACCGGCGCGCTGGCGCTCGCCCCGCTCACCCCGGTCCGCGCCGCGCCCCCACCACCGCCGGCCTACGTCAAGTACTACCCGGTGGCGGCGGCGTCGGAGGGCAGCGTGACGGACCTGTCCGGGGTGGCCGCCCGGTTCCTGGCCGACCCCGGCCGGGCGGACGAGATCTACCGGCTCAACGAGGGCCGCCGGCAACCGGATGGCGGCGCCCTCACCGCCGTCGGGCAGCGGCTGGTCCCCGGCTGGCTGCTGGTGCTGCCCTGGGACGCCTTCGGCGAGGAGGTCCGCTACGGCCTGCTCCCGGTGGACCCCCCGAAGTCCCCGCCGGCCCGGCCCGGCCCCCGCGGGGGTGGGGCGGCCTGCGTCGCCGCCTCCTCCGGCGACGGCAACCCGAACTGGGCCGACGCGCTGCTCTCCCCGGCGCGGGCCTGGCCCCACAGCACCGGGGCCGGGACGCTGGTGGCGGTGCTCGACTCCGGCGTCGACGGCGACCTGCCGGCCCTGGCCGGGCGGATCTCCCACGGTTCCGACATCCTCACCGGCAAGGCCCGCGCCGACACCGACTGCCTGGGTACGGGCACCGCGATGGCCAGCGTGATCGCGGCCGACCCCGGTGACGACCCGGCGACGGCAGGGGTGGTCGGGGTGGCCCCCGAGGCGGCCATCCTGCCGGTCCGGATCGTCTCCGGGGCGACCGACGCCGAGCCGGCCCGGGTCGCCCTCGGTATCGAGGTCGCCGTCTCGGCCGGCGCGACCGTCATCGCCCTGGGCGGGTACGCGAAGCTCACCGATCCCGCCGTCACCGAGGCGGTCCGCTCGGCCGTGGCGCACGACGTGGTGGTCGTCGCCCCCGCCACCACCGCCGACGGCAGCGCGGCACCGGCCCAGGAGGGCCTGCTGCGGGTGGCCGGGGTCGGTCCCGACCTACGGCCGGTGCTGGCGTACCCGGCAGGCGGGGTCGACGTCGTCGCGCCCGGCCTCGACGTGGCGACGCTGGGCGTCGGTGGCACCGGGCCACACGTCCGCAGCGGCACAGAGTACGCCGTCGCCTACGTCGCCGGCACGGCCGCGCTGGTCCGCGCGGCGTTGCCGGGGACGCACGCCATCCAGGTGGCCCGCCGGATCACCGCCACCGCCGACCCGGGAACCCGGTCGAGTCCGGGCCCCGAGAACGGCTGGGGCATGATCGACCCGCTGGCGGCGGTCAGCCCCGCCCCGGCTGCGGCGGCGAACCCGGCCGGCGGCCGCCCGTCCACCGCGCTGGCGTTGGTCGCCGCCGGGCTCGGGCTCCTCCTGCTGACCGTGGTGGGGGTGTTCGCCCGGCGGTCCCGGCGGCTCACCGCCCGGCACCCGGCCGACGCCGTACCGGCGGGCCTCCCGCCCGACGCCCCGCCGGCGGGCCTTCCGCACGGGGCGGCACCCCACCGGTCGACCATCCGGCAGCAACCGCCGGCACCGCGCGAGCCGGGGTCGCTGCCGTGA
- a CDS encoding S8 family serine peptidase, which translates to MTGAAGVAALLVAVGVLVAPPVAAAGAEDPPPLPTTAGRCVGPSPVTARATPWAVRLLAPQAIWPLTRGAGVVVAVVDTGVSAAAPALAGAVRAGADVTGGRADSDCAGRGTALAGIVAARPASGVGTTGIAPDAEILPVRITDPNRRTSPARLAAGIRLATTAGADVILVGTGVATATPELADAVRAAVDHDVLVVAAVDDRVQQSGGEPPVGYPAAFPTTLAVNAIGVDGEAGPVAAGAGTDLAAPGAGLGTAPQGSGHYRVGGPAVAAAHVAGVAALIRSYHPELTQAEVRARLERTAIPAPGDGPDHGFGAGTLDAYAAVAALAPRQAAPPVPAPVGPVVLPTAPGPSRAARVAGLTALGALVATLLVAAAALTRRGSGRARPARRIRAGSG; encoded by the coding sequence GTGACCGGTGCGGCCGGGGTCGCCGCGCTGCTGGTCGCCGTCGGGGTGCTCGTCGCCCCGCCGGTCGCCGCCGCCGGGGCCGAGGATCCGCCGCCGCTGCCCACGACGGCGGGCCGCTGCGTCGGGCCGTCCCCGGTGACCGCCCGCGCGACCCCGTGGGCGGTGCGCCTGCTCGCCCCGCAGGCCATCTGGCCGTTGACCCGGGGTGCCGGGGTGGTGGTCGCCGTCGTGGACACCGGGGTGAGCGCCGCCGCGCCCGCCCTGGCCGGGGCGGTACGCGCGGGTGCCGACGTCACCGGAGGCCGGGCGGACAGCGACTGCGCCGGGCGGGGCACCGCCCTGGCGGGCATCGTCGCGGCCCGTCCGGCCAGCGGGGTGGGCACCACCGGGATCGCGCCGGACGCCGAGATCCTGCCGGTCCGGATCACCGACCCGAACCGCCGGACCAGCCCGGCCCGGCTCGCCGCCGGCATCCGGCTCGCCACCACCGCCGGGGCGGACGTGATCCTGGTCGGCACCGGGGTCGCCACCGCCACCCCCGAGTTGGCCGACGCCGTTCGGGCCGCGGTGGACCACGACGTCCTGGTGGTCGCCGCCGTCGACGACCGGGTGCAGCAGTCCGGCGGGGAGCCGCCGGTCGGCTACCCCGCCGCGTTCCCGACGACCCTGGCGGTGAACGCGATCGGCGTCGACGGGGAGGCCGGTCCGGTGGCGGCCGGCGCCGGCACCGATCTCGCCGCCCCGGGTGCCGGGCTCGGGACCGCTCCGCAGGGGTCCGGTCACTACCGGGTGGGCGGTCCGGCGGTGGCCGCCGCGCACGTCGCCGGGGTCGCCGCGCTGATCCGGTCGTATCATCCCGAGCTGACCCAGGCGGAGGTGCGCGCCCGTCTCGAACGGACCGCGATCCCCGCGCCGGGCGACGGGCCGGACCACGGGTTCGGGGCCGGGACGCTCGACGCGTACGCGGCGGTCGCCGCGCTCGCCCCCCGCCAGGCGGCCCCGCCGGTGCCGGCCCCGGTCGGTCCGGTCGTCCTTCCCACCGCCCCCGGGCCGTCCCGGGCGGCCCGGGTGGCGGGCCTGACCGCCCTCGGCGCGCTCGTGGCGACCCTGCTCGTCGCGGCTGCCGCGCTCACCCGCCGGGGTTCCGGTCGGGCCCGGCCCGCGCGGCGGATCCGGGCCGGCTCCGGGTGA